One stretch of Arachis duranensis cultivar V14167 chromosome 1, aradu.V14167.gnm2.J7QH, whole genome shotgun sequence DNA includes these proteins:
- the LOC107469006 gene encoding uncharacterized protein LOC107469006, producing MSGGMSDGDGESKSSPNKRLKTEEASEKVDGGGVDDNQGVWCGICYAERGAPVAGEIDCCSHYFCFACIMEWSKHESRCPICRRRFSNVRRLPKHGIFSSSRDIKVPLRDQVYHPYGNMSTGPTHSHTEANCVVCHGVADEHLLLICDLCDASSHTYCVGLGYTVPEGDWFCYDCAIARETNEQEDLELQNVEQSGAISAIPCPLQQSQSPPPPSIPSADRLSRYRGKRPLSNAQQVQRNIQALRDNWNALRSGSMKFGSGSIQTSGIGGCHNRDSGSASCGRPDKQHSNSMGLGSLGSSSGSVSRSRSDEQHSNSMVLANRCSGSVLHGRSDEQHFDCMASPRIQHSSVQDGSSRGIMNERGMKDVEKAWKMMEKAKKMQGTRQRTNRK from the exons ATGTCAGGCGGAATGAGCGACGGCGACGGAGAATCAAAGTCCTCCCCAAACAAACGCCTCAAAACCGAAGAAGCATCGGAGAAGGTCGACGGTGGCGGAGTCGATGATAACCAGGGTGTATGGTGCGGGATCTGCTACGCGGAGCGCGGCGCACCGGTCGCCGGAGAAATCGACTGCTGCAGCCATTACTTTTGCTTCGCATGCATCATGGAGTGGTCCAAGCACGAGTCCCGATGCCCGATCTGCCGCCGGAGATTCTCCAACGTTCGCAGGCTCCCCAAGCATGgcatcttctcttcttctcggGACATTAAGGTCCCTCTCCGTGATCAG GTTTATCATCCTTATGGGAATATGAGCACCGGTCCTACTCACTCTCATACTGAGGCCAACTGCGTTGTCTGTCATGGTGTGGCAGATGAACATCTTCTGCTAATTTGTGATCTTTGCGATGCTTCTTCTCATACCTACTGTGTTGGCCTTGGCTACACTGTCCCTGAAGGCGATTGGTTTTGTTATGACTGTGCTATTGCCAGGGAGACCAATGAGCAGGAAGACTTAGAGCTACAAAATGTCGAGCAAAGTGGGGCGATAAGTGCAATACCATGTCCTTTACAACAAAGCCAATCCCCTCCTCCTCCTAGTATTCCATCAGCTGATAGGTTAAGTAGATACAGGGGAAAGAGGCCTCTGTCAAATGCCCAGCAGGTGCAGCGTAACATACAAGCGCTCCGTGATAATTGGAATGCACTGAGAAGTGGTTCCATGAAGTTCGGTTCTGGTTCCATTCAAACCAGTGGCATAGGTGGTTGTCATAATCGAGATTCTGGTTCTGCTTCATGTGGCAGACCCGACAAACAGCATTCTAATTCTATGGGTTTGGGAAGCCTAGGTTCCAGTTCTGGTTCTGTTTCACGCAGCAGATCAGATGAACAACATTCTAATTCTATGGTTTTGGCAAACAGGTGTTCTGGTTCCGTTTTGCATGGCAGATCAGACGAACAGCATTTTGATTGTATGGCTTCGCCAAGAATTCAGCACTCGAGTGTCCAAGATGGTTCATCTAGAGGCATAATGAATGAGAGGGGGATGAAAGATGTTGAGAAGGCTTGGAAAATGATGGAGAAGGCAAAGAAGATGCAAGGGACTCGTCAAAGAACCAACAGAAAATAG